The Arvicola amphibius chromosome 5, mArvAmp1.2, whole genome shotgun sequence genome contains the following window.
ttattaaattaatgaaaGAAGTGGTCATTGTTATTTTATGAAGAACTTAGTCATTCAGAACCCTCATTCAGAAATTGTTTTCCCTCTTATTTGTACAGAATTGAAGAGATCCCTGTATGCACTGTTTTCTCAGTTTGGACACGTGGTAGATATTGTGGCTTTAAAGACCATGAAGATGAGGGGGCaggcttttgttatatttaaggaACTGGGCTCATCCACAAATGCTTTGAGACAGTTACAAGGATTTCCTTTTTATGGTAAACCAATGGTGAGCTAATCCtattttttctgctttaattACTATTATTGAGTGGTACAATAGGTTTTTAAGTATGAACTTGATACTaggctttctggttttttgtttgtttagagaaatttgtttgttttttacataggtattttgtttgttttgaaccaGAGTCTCTTAGTaacctaggctagccttaaacttgttatgtagccaatGCTTAGTTCTCCTTATTCCCGCAAGTTCTGGGATAATAGGTGCAAACTACCACAGAAGggtatacataattttattaaaatacactccTAGAgctgtatttattattaatttattgcagttaaaataaccaaaactaaaatatattacaCACAGACAAGATTCTTTAAACCATTAGAAATTAGGTAGGCATCGTGGGACATGCGTGGATTCTCAGCTCTTGGGAgtgaaggcaggaaggtcagaagttcaatgATATCCCAGGctacaagagactctgtctcaaacaaccaagtAGGAGGGGATGGTCCAGAGAGCATGTATGGACCTCAATTAGGAGGCAGGCCCCTGGGTGTAAGACTGGATGATAGCTGATTGGAAGTATTGAGTCTTAAGTGTGAATGCATATACTATACCCTGACTATAGATTCATCTTGTCTTACTGCTGGTATTGGAAAATCATGTAAAGAAGTCTTAGAGAGCCAAGGCCTGTAGCTTAGAGGATCTGAACCTTCATTCATGTTCAGCCATTAGCAGATTCTGCATCTCTGTTTACTTCTACCGCCactaaaatatgaacaaattGAATCATTGGTTTAATCTGGACATCAGCAGAAATTCTAAAGGACTAGATATATATTGCTGACCACATAGTTTTTGATACCTGTTGTTTTGTTTACGTGTTTTGAACCTTTTTAAGTTGTGTTAAAATAATTGTTAACTCACAAGGTGTACAAAAACAAATCATGATCTGGATTTGACCTAAAGGCTGTAATACATGCTGATGTTCTAGCCCCTGCATATCATGGAGAAGGACTGGGCATGAGGCTATCTTGTTCATTTAGGGTGTATTCCTGTAGCCAGTGATAGCATCAGTGCTCAGACTAATAACATCTAAGCTTACCATGCTTTTTATCTGCTAGGAGGGAGCATATTTTCTAATACAGTCAGGTTGTAAGATTGCAGGCCTCACTAGCCATATGCTCCTTTATTGTAGCTCTTTACTTAGACATCAGTGAAAGCTATACATACCCAGGCGAATGTGTGTGGTTGTCTCCAGCCAGACATAGTGATAACTGTCAGCAGCAGTTTGGAGCCTCTGTCCTGTATCGTACTCTTCCTTGAGTTTCAGTAAGGTGAAGTTTCCTGTTACTATTACTTAATATGAAGACTTTACATAATCTAGATCTCATGTGCTTGGAGCACAATTTGCCTGAATTGAATTGCAAGTTGGCATGTGCCTGGTTAGCTGgatacaagaaaggaagaaatatttgcTGTGTTTGGCACTAGACACACCTTccaacttattattattttttttttaatgaaggcaAAATATCCTTTGGTCTGATTTCCCACTGAAGGTATTTTAGAGGTTTGCTCTCTGTCTGCCTTGAGGAAGCTTGGCAGGAGCGACCAGATCTCCAACATCTTGACAGGATAATAATGCTTTGAGCTGCTGTGCTTGCATTTAAGTGCTTTCAGGTGAGATCACCAGAGAGCAGAATTTGCTTCAATTTCTAACTCAGAACAAAATGACCTCAGGAAAGTAGAGCTGCTGTCCTGAGGGCTTCTATCATGAGCCTTTtggaataaatgtaaattttgttctttgctgTCTTTTGATgagttgtattttatttctatgtctaGAGTTTATTAGTAATGGCAATCTAGGACTTTTAGTGTTCACTAGGATGTTTAGCAGAATCCTTGGCCTTACCCACCAGAAGTTAAAAGCATCTGGTTAGCAGTATCTCTAGAGAGTGCTGAGTGTCCCTGAACAGGATAGGCTACAGTATGTCCTGTTAGAGCCTTTGTTGAGATCAGATACTTAGGTGACTGTTCCAGTGGCGGACAAGTCAGGTACCTGAGATCTGTTCAAGTCAGGAACAGAGTTGAAGACTCCAGAGAACTGAGTTCATCTGACTGGTAGAATTTGAGTTTCAGCCCATCTTGTCTGTTAGAACATGATAGGAAGGTTAGCAGAGCTGATCTATGCAATAGAATGGTCTGCACTGGCCAGGCAAAGCCTGGGGTTCTGAGGGATGTGTCCTGCTTGCCTCTTCCCCTGGTGTATTCTTAgctgaaggaggagaaagagaattgCTTTGGTTAAGAAAGTCTTGCCTTTTGATCCACActactttaaaatgcttttgcATCTTTTCAGACGAAGATCAAATTCTTGGGATAGGAATACTTTGTAGGATTACTGTGTGTTTTCTGTCATCTGAGAAATGTTGACGCTTTGAGCTCTAGAGATGTGTTTGGTTGAATGGAAATTGTAACTTGCAGACAGAATACCCTAGGTCATTGTACAGAACTGTACAGGTCATTGGCAGAAATATTAGGCTGTTTTTTCAATGATGAATTTAGCCATGTGGCAAAATTAGTCTGTCTAAGGCCCCACTCCTACAAGCTCAGCATCATTCTCTTTGTGCTTGCAAAAAGCATAGACTCTGAAGCTTTACCTAGATTTTCTGTGTCCGGCTCTTCCAGCTGTTAGATTGTACACTATAGTTGGCAAAGCCCTAAGCGCAGGCCAGTGTTTCTTAGTGCTCACTGGTCTCAGGTGCCTGTCATTTTACTGGTTCTGCCTGGTATAAGAAGATTAAGCCCAGTCATAGCAACTGATAGTCTTCTGTTTCCTCCCACTTCAACATTTAAGttattgaattcattttttaaaaatggtagatTCAAAGGAAAGTCCTTTACAGATTTCAGTATTTTCAGTCACTGTAAGGAAATACCATGATACATCCCACAGCTGATTGACACATATTGACCCTTTTGTGAGTTATTGATAAGTCATTTTCGTTATTATTAAGTCAAAAGAAGCAGTAGTGAAGCTTCTTCAGCCTTGGTCTTACCATATGCAGTCCTGTCTAGTtgtgttctatttgtttttgtgatggtggtgggaattgaacttgggacttcATATATGATAGACAAGTACTTTCCTACTTAGCTGTatctttaccttttattttggaATAGTCTAAGTttttcagactggccttgaacttgatctgAATCCAGGCAGGCCTCTTGATTCCACCTCCTGAGTAGCTAAGGTTACAGGTCTGAGCCACTCAGCTCAGTTTGTCCTTTAATAAAGACAGTTGAGTCTAAGTTTGCCTTACTTGTGACTTTGGGCCACTACTTATTTCCACTAATTTCTTTCACTGATTCCTTAAAGATGtgtttaaaattagttttcagTGTATTTATGTACTGGCTTTTAAAAGGTTAGCAACAATTGTAAACAGCCTTCCACAAagtgatgtattttttttcctaaaactaAAACAGCGAATTCAGTACGCAAAAACAGATTCTGATATAATATCTAAAATGCGTGGGACTTTTgctgacaaagaaaagaaaaaggaaaagaagaaagctaaaaCAATGGAACAGGCTGCAGCAGCTGCAAACAAAAAGCCTGGCCAGGTGAgacagaaaagtgtgtgtgtgtgtgtgtgtgtgtgagagagtgtgtgtgaacaCTGGATtgggttttttctgtgtaactacCATGACTTTCTTGGAATTTGTTCTgtggaccagtctggccttgaactcacagagattcaccagtctgcctctccagtgctgggattaaaggcgtgcaccaccacggtcCAGCTAAAGGTGAAATTTTAAGAAGCTGGGATAACTAAACTTTAAAACTCTAGTGTTTCAACTTAAGCAACAATTTAGAATATAGGCCTTTACACATGGAGATTTGCAGTAAACAGTTTTAATCTGATTTATCTACTGTTTAATGACATCTTCATCTAAGACATACCTGCTgccatttttcttaaattctgtaATCTCTTCATCATGATTATCCTACTCAGCTTCTTTGAACAATTAGAGGCAAAACTTGAAATCTAATAAAAGTGTAATTATATGAAAAAGTAGTTACTTCtgagttaaaaaatatttgaatgtttgactCTGTATGATACTTATATGGAATTGTTTTTAAGAAGTAAGACTGCTCCTTTTCTCTATCATTATGTTTTTAATGTAAGAGCTTTTGTAGCCTAGATGGAGTCTATTCAGCCTGTGACCCTCCCGCCTCAACCTCACAGCACTCTTGGTAGCtgttaaagccaggtgtggtggggcacacctttaatcccagcactggggaggcagaggcaagtagcctgtctacatagtaaattccaagaTAGCTgatatagagtgagaccctgtctaaaagaaaagaggagagggcagaggagaaagaaaggtgttCAAATGTTGTGTTTTATGTTATGGTCTATAGTGTAGAGAGACACATTTCAGAAATAATTGGGAAAAATTGGTAAATAGTTAAGACATAGGATCTTAAATGGAATAAggtatattttacatttaatttaatgttcCTTTAtgctatgtttattttataaattgcctttgcTTTTTTTAGCATGACTGAAATTtaaccatttcttttttgttttgttttgttttgtttcgaggcagggtttctctgtgtaacagccccacctgtcctagaactcactcttgtagaccaggctggccttgaactcacagagatctgcctacctctgcttcctgggtgctgggatgattaaagtcatgtgccactaccgcctgacCAGaaatttaaccatttttttttttaatcccaattttattttattttttgtagggAACACCAAATTCAGCTAATCCTCAAGGAAACGCAGCACCAAATCCTCAGGTAATGTTTTCCTCCATGGGGTGTTTACCCTAAGATCATAAAAAATTATGGCAATATAAAATAGCGTGCATGACTGCCAAAGTAAGTAAATCTTTTCTCAAGACATAATTGCCTGTCTTTTTAAGAAATTTCTCTTCAAAATATCTAAATTTCCCTATGATGAAAATAAAACCTGGCCTGATTTCTATTTTGCATGAATTGGTGACAAATCAAGAAGACAAGGGTTGTGAGGGCCAAGAAAGGGCTTTTGTTTTGGGTAAGGCGCATGCCAGGGTTTCACAGATACGTAGTCCGAGGACTTTGTGAGGGACTCTTTTGATCCCAGTGACTGACACACTGCCCTGTCTTTCTCAGGTTCGGGTTGGGCAATGGTGTTCGCAGTCACCCTTGTTTCCACTTCTCCAGCACAAATATTCaatctttttaaagtttcctgCTTTGAGTAGAGTTTAAATTATAAACTCTGACATGATCCACCTCTTCTCTGTACCACTAAGAAAGTTACAGTGTTAGAGTACACAACTGTATTAGAGTATAAAAGCACacacttttgatttttcttctcctttgttgTTGGGTACTGAATCTGAGCTGCCTAGTACCCTCAGTCCCCCTGAGACAGTCTTGATGTTACTCTTACAgctctccatcctcctgtctcagcctcctgagtgctaaaattacagatggctgtcaCCATACCTGACCCTCTGCGTTCGTTTATGATCTTTCTGCTCTTGGAACTCTTTCAGAACTCGAGGTCACAGACCAGCACGTCATTCTCTATCTTGAGCTGTTCACCAGTTGTTTTTACACTTGATCTTTTCTGTCCATGACAGTAGCAAGTAGACAGTGTCTTCTTACATATAAATCCTTTATGCAGTCTGTAGTATATAAAGTATCCTGTTTCAGACTGGGGTACCAAGCATGTGACTTAATATCTAATATTCTGCTTGTTTTATATAAGTAGATGCAGAACATGCCATTTACTGTGTGCATGCGTGAACAGGAACACACAGCAGGCTGTGGTTGGTAATAGTAATGTTTTAGTTCTTAATTTTCTCATGGTCTGGTAATAAGGAGGAATCACATGGTGGAGTGTTAGCTGAGTCGAGTGATGAGCTGAGGAGCTCAGTGTTGCTGCCTTTTCTGGTCTTTAGACTTTGAATTCTGAATTCCAGGTGACATCATTCCCCGGTTACAACTGACCTACAAGTGTTTCATCTATAAATACTGTTTTCACAGATTCATAACCTTCCAGATTTGGGGTGTCTTAACTTGAATGTTGGCTTTCCCCGGTGTTAGGTTTTTATCTGTATCTCTGTTTTCAGCTTTTGTTCAGTGTGTTAAGATTTCACAGACCCCTTTAAGCTGCAGTGTAGTTCTCTGAAGATGAGTTTTCATGTTTCTTACAACCTTGCAGTACAGTTGATATTCACAAGCTAACTTTGCCTTTTGTTTCCAATAGGTCCCCGATTACCCTCCAAACTATATCCTATTCCTTAATAATTTGCCAGAAGAGACGAATGAGATGATGTTATCCATGCTGTTCAATCAGTAAGTTCTTTACTAAACAGATCTGTGTGGGGCTTCCTGACAGGACAGGTAGCCCTTCTGTGGACGGAGTTCATTTGTCACCCACAGCAGTAGTACTCTGTAAGGTCACGAGGAGGTCTGGGCGAATAATGGATTGAAGCCTGTCTCCAAGCTTAGCAAGTAAAGTATAGATTTGCTCTGTTAGAGTTGTTCTAATCGATGGATAAGACTAGAAACAAACTGACACAACGACAGGTGTGAATTAGCGTGACCTCTTACAGTCCCTTTATGGTGAAATTTCATGTCAGGTGCTTCCACCCTAATTGGGATTCTTGATTGAATGTGATtagttttctgatgtgggagtcccctctgtgtgctgtgattagcattaatgaataaagaaattgccttggcctgttgatagggcagaacttaggtagatggggaaaactaaatggcatgctgggaggaagaaggcagagtcagagagactccagGGATCCATGGCCGGAGATAGACACGctaaaactttgttggtaggccatgacctcgtgatgatacacagattgataaaaatgggttaaattaagatgtagaagttagccaataaaaagttagagctaatgggccaagcagtgttttaattaatatactttctgtgtggttattttggttctgggaggccagatgaacaagtggcttcctcctCCTAGTTTTCCTAGAGTAATAGCGAGAAGTTGTTCAACAAATTTACACATACATTTGCCTATatttactgcttttatttttgtctaggttccctggttTCAAAGAAGTTCGCTTGGTACCTGGGAGGCATGACATTGCATTTGTAGAATTTGAAAATGATGGACAGGCTGGAGCTGCCAGAGATGCTTTGCAAGGGTTTAAGATCACACCATCTCATGCAATGAAGATTACCTATGCCAAGAAATAACCTTTGGAATGGCCGGTTTGAAAGGACTTGGTATTATTTATAGTGTTTGTTTTGATTACATTCGGTCAAGTCATTTTA
Protein-coding sequences here:
- the Snrpb2 gene encoding U2 small nuclear ribonucleoprotein B'', with protein sequence MDIRPNHTIYINNMNDKIKKEELKRSLYALFSQFGHVVDIVALKTMKMRGQAFVIFKELGSSTNALRQLQGFPFYGKPMRIQYAKTDSDIISKMRGTFADKEKKKEKKKAKTMEQAAAAANKKPGQGTPNSANPQGNAAPNPQVPDYPPNYILFLNNLPEETNEMMLSMLFNQFPGFKEVRLVPGRHDIAFVEFENDGQAGAARDALQGFKITPSHAMKITYAKK